One region of Leptidea sinapis chromosome 10, ilLepSina1.1, whole genome shotgun sequence genomic DNA includes:
- the LOC126966477 gene encoding DNA polymerase delta catalytic subunit: MDKKKPFKGPPPKRFKSNDDDEDDIACTFEEQLAGMECDFDSPEVFGDGPENQVTNMKWSRPSPPEINPKTDSLVFQQFDIDHYNGQPLQGMPGSQLAPVPIMRMYGITMSGHSVCCHLHGFTPYFYVTVPPNNFNESSCNNLKTNLNRAILEDLRSNKDNIRETVLEVKLLKAKSIMYYKGDDELLFAKVSVALPKLIAAAKRLIDRQPTSFGLMDPLFYETNIDFDIRFMVDTGVVGCSWIELPAHKWTMRSQDSKLKPESRCQIEVDVAWNAFIAYQPEGEWSKVAPIRILSFDIECAGRKGIFPEPNKDPVIQIASMVIRQGESEPYLRNVFTLNTCAPIVGSQVYSFKSESEMLSKWSDFFRELDPDIITGYNINNFDWPYLINRAKHLKVDKFEFLGRIKNVRSVIKDTVLQSKQMGRRENKSINFEGRVPFDLLLILVRDYKLRSYTLNAVSYHFLQEQKEDVHHSIISDLQNENEQTRRRLAMYCLKDAYLPIKLLNKLMCIINHMEMARVTGVPLLCLLTRGQQIKVVSQLLRKAKEAGYLMPAYHGQGSDDQFEGATVIEPKKGYYADPISTLDFASLYPSIMMAHNLCYTTLVPPHLQKELNLDSGDVTITPSKNMFVKSNIRKGLLPEILESLLNARKKAKADLKQEKDPFKRSVLDGRQLALKISANSVYGFTGAQVGKLPCLEISGSVTAYGRTMIEFTKTEVEKKYTKENGYKEDATVIYGDTDSVMVKFGVKTLEESMALGREAAEFVTAKFVSPIKLEFEKVYYPYLLINKKRYAGLYFTKPETYDKMDCKGIETVRRDNCPLVSNMMSTCLQKLLIDRDPDGAVAYAKQIIADLLCNRTDISQLVITKELTKNDYANKQAHVELANKMKKRDVGTAPKLGDRVPYVICSATKNTPAYMKAEDPIYVLENSIPIDFNYYLENQLSKPLLRIFEPILGDKAESVLLKGEHTRTKAMVTSKVGALAAFTKKKEKCIGCKAVMPNDTKKALCNHCLEKEGQLYITEVFKLRQLQDKFSRLWTECQRCQGSLHEEVLCTNRDCTIFYMRKKVGMELDTQEKTVLRFGEPQW; the protein is encoded by the coding sequence ATGGATAAAAAGAAACCTTTCAAAGGCCCACCACCAAAAAGGTTTAAATCAAATGACGACGATGAAGATGACATCGCGTGTACTTTCGAAGAACAATTGGCAGGTATGGAATGTGACTTCGACAGCCCAGAAGTCTTTGGAGATGGACCTGAAAATCAGGTCACCAATATGAAATGGTCTCGTCCAAGTCCTCCTGAAATAAATCCGAAAACTGACAGTTTAGTTTTTCAACAGTTCGATATTGATCACTATAACGGACAACCATTGCAAGGTATGCCTGGCTCTCAATTAGCTCCTGTACCTATAATGAGAATGTATGGTATCACCATGTCAGGGCATTCAGTTTGCTGTCATCTGCATGGATTCActccatatttttatgttactgTACCacctaataattttaatgaatcaAGTTGTAATAATCTTAAAACCAATCTAAATCGTGCAATACTTGAGGATCTCCGTTCTAATAAAGACAATATAAGAGAAACAGTCTTAGAAGTGAAATTACTCAAAGCTAAATCTATAATGTATTATAAAGGTGATGATGAATTACTTTTTGCTAAGGTGTCAGTAGCATTGCCAAAACTAATAGCAGCTGCAAAGAGACTTATAGATAGGCAACCCACTTCATTTGGGTTAATGGATCCCTTATTTTATGAAACTAATATTGATTTTGATATTCGATTCATGGTGGATACTGGAGTTGTTGGTTGCAGTTGGATTGAGTTACCTGCTCATAAATGGACTATGAGGAGTCAAGATAGTAAATTGAAACCCGAGTCCAGATGTCAAATAGAAGTTGATGTTGCATGGAATGCTTTTATTGCTTATCAACCAGAAGGTGAATGGTCTAAGGTGGCACCAATAAGAATTTTAAGTTTTGATATTGAATGTGCAGGGAGAAAAGGAATATTCCCAGAACCCAATAAAGATCCAGTTATACAAATTGCATCAATGGTTATAAGGCAAGGAGAAAGTGAGCCATATTTAAGGAATGTGTTCACTTTGAATACATGTGCACCAATAGTTGGCTCTCAAGTCTATAGTTTTAAATCAGAATCAGAAATGTTGTCTAAATGGTCAGACTTTTTTCGAGAATTAGATCCCGACATTATAACTGGATATAACATTAACAACTTTGATTGGCCCTATCTTATCAATAGAGCTAAACATCTGAAAGTAGATAAATTTGAATTTCTTGGTCGAATAAAAAATGTCAGATCAGTTATTAAAGATACAGTACTACAATCTAAACAAATGGGGCGGAgagaaaataaaagtataaattttgAAGGTAGAGTTCCATTTGACTTGCTCCTTATTCTTGTTAGAGATTATAAACTAAGGTCTTATACTCTTAATGCTGTAAGCTATCACTTTCTACAAGAACAAAAAGAAGATGTTCATCATAGTATAATATCGGACTTGCAAAATGAAAATGAACAAACTAGGAGAAGATTAGCTATGTATTGCCTTAAAGATGCCTATTTACCAATAAAACTATTGAACAAATTAATGTGTATCATAAATCATATGGAAATGGCCAGAGTAACTGGTGTTCCACTTCTTTGTCTATTAACAAGGGGTCAGCAAATTAAAGTTGTTAGTCAGTTGCTGCGTAAAGCAAAAGAAGCGGGCTATTTAATGCCAGCTTATCATGGTCAGGGTTCAGATGACCAATTTGAAGGTGCAACAGTGATAGAACCCAAAAAAGGATATTATGCTGATCCTATATCTACCCTTGACTTTGCTTCTTTATATCCAAGTATAATGATGGCTCACAACCTTTGTTACACAACATTAGTGCCCcctcatttacagaaagaattaAATTTGGATTCAGGTGATGTAACTATAACTccttcaaaaaatatgtttgttaaaTCTAATATTAGAAAAGGTCTGTTACCTGAAATCTTGGAATCTCTTCTTAATGCCAGGAAAAAGGCCAAAGCTGATTTAAAACAAGAAAAAGATCCGTTTAAAAGGTCAGTTCTTGATGGAAGGCAATtggctttaaaaataagtgcTAATTCTGTGTATGGGTTCACTGGGGCACAAGTAGGAAAACTGCCATGTCTTGAAATTTCTGGTAGTGTTACTGCATATGGCAGAACTATGATTGAATTTACTAAAACAGAAGTGGAAAAGAAGTATACTAAGGAAAATGGATATAAAGAAGATGCAACAGTCATTTATGGTGATACTGACTCAGTCATGGTCAAGTTTGGAGTCAAAACATTGGAGGAAAGTATGGCACTGGGTAGAGAAGCTGCTGAATTTGTCACAGCAAAATTTGTAAGCCCAATTAAACTAGAATTTGAAAAGGTATACTATCCATATCTTCTCATCAACAAGAAAAGGTATGCAGGGTTATATTTCACTAAACCTGAAACATATGATAAAATGGATTGCAAAGGTATTGAAACTGTGAGAAGGGATAACTGTCCTCTTGTATCCAACATGATGAGTACTTGCCTTCAAAAATTACTCATTGATAGGGATCCAGACGGTGCTGTAGCCTATGCAAAGCAAATTATTGCAGATTTACTTTGTAATCGTACTGATATATCACAGCTAGTTATCACAAAAGAACTTACAAAAAATGACTATGCAAACAAACAAGCACATGTGGAGTTagctaataaaatgaaaaaacgtGATGTTGGCACAGCTCCCAAGCTTGGAGATAGAGTACCCTATGTTATATGTTCTGCTACGAAAAATACGCCAGCATATATGAAAGCAGAAGACCCAATTTATGTTCTTGAAAACAGCATCCCtatagattttaattattatttggaaaatcaATTATCTAAGCCCCTACTGAGGATTTTTGAACCAATATTAGGAGACAAGGCAGAGTCTGTATTACTTAAAGGAGAGCATACAAGAACTAAAGCTATGGTTACATCAAAAGTGGGTGCATTGGCCGCCTTTACaaaaaagaaagagaaatgtATAGGTTGTAAGGCTGTAATGCCTAATGATACAAAGAAAGCTCTTTGTAACCATTGTCTGGAAAAAGAAGGTCAATTGTATATCACAGAAGTTTTTAAACTGCGACAACTACAAGATAAATTTTCACGCTTGTGGACAGAATGCCAACGGTGTCAAGGTAGCTTACATGAAGAGGTACTTTGTACAAATAGAGACTGTACCATATTTTATATGCGAAAAAAAGTTGGAATGGAATTGGACACACAAGAAAAAACTGTTTTGAGATTTGGTGAGCCACAGTggtaa
- the LOC126966547 gene encoding pleckstrin homology domain-containing family A member 3-like has product MEGVLWKWTNYWNGWQTRWFVLENGILSYYKSQDEVIQGCKGSVKVSVCQINVSNLDNTRMDLVIPGQQHMYLRAPSSQDRQKWLVALGSAKACLESIVDSKVIGVEDSLIDKKSELYLYCDLLMQQVHAVKSAASQENGPDVEKIEDASTMLKATCDTFIRTVEDIVKLTGNCSQVGVPSSSDIPLNTVAGVSIAKNNLIVKPQISIKNKPSLNRYMSQEES; this is encoded by the exons ATGGAAGGTGTATTATGGAAATGGACAAATTATTGGAAcg GATGGCAGACAAGATGGTTTGTGTTGGAAAATGGCATATTATCTTACTATAAATCACAAGATGAAGTCATTCAAGGATGCAAAGGTTCAGTGAAAGTTTCAGTATGCCAAATAAATG TAAGCAATTTAGATAATACAAGAATGGATTTAGTAATTCCTGGGCAACAGCATATGTATTTGAGAGCTCCATCATCTCAAGACAGACAAAAGTGGTTAGTTGCACTTGGCAGTGCAAAAGCATGTCTGGAATCAATTGTTGACTCGAAag TGATAGGAGTTGAAGACTCATTGATTGACAAGAAGTCAGAGTTGTATCTCTATTGTGACCTATTGATGCAGCAAGTTCATGCCGTCAAAAGTGCTGCTAGTCAAGAGAATGGGCCAGATGTTGAA aAAATAGAAGATGCATCAACTATGCTTAAAGCAACTTGTGATACATTCATACGAACTGTAGAAGATATCGTGAAATTAACAGGCAATTGCAGCCAAGTTGGTGTTCCTTCAAGTTCAGACATACCATTGAATACTGTAGCTGGGGTATCCATAGCGAAAAATAACTTGATTGTAAAACCTCAAATATCTATCAAAAATAAACCAAGCTTAAATAGATATATGTCTCAAgaagaaagttaa